The window AATACTCCTAAAATATCTACTCTATCTCTCATGAATTATCACCTAGAATCCCTAATGATAGTTCTATATTCTGTCGTGCTAGTCCTTCTAAATTATTAATTTTTTTCTTTATTACCCTCTGTAATTCTTCCTTTCTACTCCAAATTCCGATTATTTCACCTATGACTTCGGAGATATCTAAATTATCAATCTTAGCTAATGCTGATAATTCCAATCTGTTGAGAAAACTATCGATTTTAGGATCATATGAGATTCCAATAAGGGGAACTCTATTTAAAGCAGCAAAGATTAATGAATGTAACCTTACACCTAATAACATATCAACCTCTCCTATCAGTCCTAATACCTCTTGAGGAGTATAACTATTAGTAATTATCTCTGTTTTATTCTTCATTAACTCAGCCACCCTTCTGCTAACCTCTACATCAACAGGATAATGGAAGGGAATAAACAAAATATTAATATCCAATCTCTCCTTTAATCCATCTAAAATTTCAGCCATCTGCTTTAAATAGCTATTATCCTGCCATGGTCTTAATGAAATACCAAGTATATTCTCTTTAGCCTTAATTCCTTCTATCTTAAGGATATCTTTTACTCGCTCTTGATTTGATTTTGGAAGAGCAAAGACAGGGTCAGCTGTTAAATGTATATCTTCTCTTATCCCTATCTCCTCTAACAATTCTTTAGACTCTACATCTCGTACAGTGATTAAATTGACTCTATTTAAAATAGCTTTAACTAAACGGCGATTGAAAATATTATTAATCGGACCAACACCTTGAGCACAGAAGAAGACTGGAACTTTAAAGATTTTAGCTAAGAGGATAACCCCTAAATAATAGGGAATGGTTTTATTACTGGTTACATCCTGCAACAAACTACCCCCACCACTAATCAATAAATCTGCACCTTTAAGATAACGAATTAACCCTGTACTGCTTGTCCTACTGATAGCCTTAACCCCATGTACTGACCTTGTCCACTCTGGATTTGATGAAAGTACGATAATCTCGATATCAGCTCTACTGTTCTTAAAATTATCAATTAAAGCCGCTAAAATAGCCTCATCGCCTGCATTCTTAAATCCATAATATCCAGATAAGATTATTCTTTTCATTGGCTCACTTCCCTTTGTGAGTTGATAGTGTATAGTTGATAGTTAAGTTCAAAACCTAACACCTCATCCCCGACCCTTCTCCTAAGATTAAGAGAAGGGAGACACAGTTCCCCCTCTCATTATTAAGGAGAGGGGGCTAGGGGGTGAGGTGTAAAAGTGTCCTACTATACTCATTAAACTATAGCTTCAAATCAAACTAAAATAAAGACTTACCCCTATATCTTGAGATTAATTTGACTATGCCAATCAAACCTCCCCCAATAACTCCTCCTAATCCCACTCCAATCAATACCCTAATCAAAGAGATAATAAAAGGAGTGTGAAGGTGGGAGAAGGTATTCAAAATAGTAATCTGTCCAATCAATCCTAATAATAGCAACCATAAATATTGTTGCTCTTTAAAGGATAGATAAATGCCCAAAATCAACAAGGGGTGTCCCAGTAAAAAACTCTTAAACCTAGGTCTGATCACCAAGATATCTTCTAATAAAGCTCTAAGTTGCAACTCTAACCCAGTCACTGGGATTATTGGATTATTACCAGTTCTAATCAAGTAAATAATTCCTCCAATTATTAAGGTAGAAATTATAATTACATCCTGTATACTTATCTTTCTTGTAAGTAACTTGTTTATATCCTTCTTTAAATCCCCTAAGCTACCATATTCAAAATATAAATAATAGACTGTACTCAAAATTAAAGGAAGTAAAAAAGCCAATTTTATCCCTCTAAATTGTGAAACCTGTAATAGATACTCCCTATCTGCTAACAGCCCTTCTATCAAAACTCCTCCACACAGAGTTATTGTAATCCCCTGTATAAAGAGGTTATAGGTATTAATTAAAGTATTATTACCTTTAATTGAATTTACTAGATAAATAAAAGTAATTAGTGGAAAGATAATTGCAGATTTTAAAGCCATCAGTTCCAAGATCAACTGAGAATTAAAAGAATAAAGTGTAACTAAAACTAATGTTCCCAAACCAAAGCAGAGATAAGCCAACTTTGGACTCCATAAAGTTAATACTAGGCTGATTATAGCTATTATAGATACTGCAACAATCAGCTTTAACCCTTCGTTATTATTCATATGTCTAAAGGGCTTTGCTGTTTCTAAGTGGTAACCAAATTTATGCAGTTTTTCTGCTAATACTTTGATAAATTTGATGGTATCTTCTCTTTCATCAAAGGGCTTTAAATATAGAACTCTGACATTCCTCTCATAAACTGCCTTGAAGTAACGGTCAGTAGTCTTCTCTACACCCAACTTTGCTAATTCCTCTTGCTGTAAACTGTGTACCCTAACAGCATTTAGATTAATCCTTCTAGCCAACTGATTTGCACCTAACTGATAAGCAATAAAAGGTTCAATTACACCTAAAGTCATCCCATTCTCCTTTAAAGCTTTAGCTGTCTCTTTAATCTCTTCTGGATACCCAACTACATTATCTCCACTGAAGATTACCTTTTCAAAATCAGGCAATCTATTAATCATCTCTCGAAAATCTTTAACTGAATTATTAGCAGCTACACGAGGGACTAGATTAAATCTTAACCCCTTTAGCTTAGCCATTACTTCAGTATCAAAATAAAGGGGAGTATCTAAATACTTATCTTCCCAATCAGAGATTACTAAAAAATCACCACTCTGCTCAACTCTACCTTCCCCTAACTTCATAACTAATAGGTCTTTAAGCCTTAATAACAGTTTATTGTCTCCCGTAATATATAAATTATCTATATCAAAATCTTTATCTTGAGATATAAATTTACTAAGAAAATTAAGCTCTCTACCTGAATAATAG of the Orenia metallireducens genome contains:
- the csaB gene encoding polysaccharide pyruvyl transferase CsaB; the encoded protein is MKRIILSGYYGFKNAGDEAILAALIDNFKNSRADIEIIVLSSNPEWTRSVHGVKAISRTSSTGLIRYLKGADLLISGGGSLLQDVTSNKTIPYYLGVILLAKIFKVPVFFCAQGVGPINNIFNRRLVKAILNRVNLITVRDVESKELLEEIGIREDIHLTADPVFALPKSNQERVKDILKIEGIKAKENILGISLRPWQDNSYLKQMAEILDGLKERLDINILFIPFHYPVDVEVSRRVAELMKNKTEIITNSYTPQEVLGLIGEVDMLLGVRLHSLIFAALNRVPLIGISYDPKIDSFLNRLELSALAKIDNLDISEVIGEIIGIWSRKEELQRVIKKKINNLEGLARQNIELSLGILGDNS
- a CDS encoding DUF5693 family protein, producing the protein MKRFLSLIVIVGLLFAIFLITKRHQVESTNRDVELVMDYSLLAEKEQVDLLIKLKELGVNSVAFEQESLRTLDTKNRITYYSGRELNFLSKFISQDKDFDIDNLYITGDNKLLLRLKDLLVMKLGEGRVEQSGDFLVISDWEDKYLDTPLYFDTEVMAKLKGLRFNLVPRVAANNSVKDFREMINRLPDFEKVIFSGDNVVGYPEEIKETAKALKENGMTLGVIEPFIAYQLGANQLARRINLNAVRVHSLQQEELAKLGVEKTTDRYFKAVYERNVRVLYLKPFDEREDTIKFIKVLAEKLHKFGYHLETAKPFRHMNNNEGLKLIVAVSIIAIISLVLTLWSPKLAYLCFGLGTLVLVTLYSFNSQLILELMALKSAIIFPLITFIYLVNSIKGNNTLINTYNLFIQGITITLCGGVLIEGLLADREYLLQVSQFRGIKLAFLLPLILSTVYYLYFEYGSLGDLKKDINKLLTRKISIQDVIIISTLIIGGIIYLIRTGNNPIIPVTGLELQLRALLEDILVIRPRFKSFLLGHPLLILGIYLSFKEQQYLWLLLLGLIGQITILNTFSHLHTPFIISLIRVLIGVGLGGVIGGGLIGIVKLISRYRGKSLF